A single window of Caldicellulosiruptor bescii DSM 6725 DNA harbors:
- a CDS encoding phosphatidate cytidylyltransferase: protein MKQRIITAIWGIALVAAANFFGGIWLKIFGALVAAVALYEFFNLFKIERYMLYLSIALSCIVVFSDVNIGNKMFVLFMLLFLLALIESFKNRIASQSIIYVAFSFIYIVFPILFLVLLGEFRNGKKLIWLPYLVCWLSDTFAYFAGLALGKRRIWSNISPKKSLEGFFGAMVGGVLAVWFYQFGFSGKNFDLSTMVISTAEGMMLSVVAHTGDLFASMLKRQQQKKDFGSILPGHGGVLDRFDSLIMVTPIIYFLAKFGLF from the coding sequence ATGAAACAGAGGATAATCACTGCTATCTGGGGAATAGCGTTGGTTGCTGCAGCAAACTTTTTTGGTGGTATTTGGCTGAAGATTTTTGGTGCTCTTGTTGCAGCAGTTGCTTTGTATGAATTTTTCAATTTGTTTAAGATAGAAAGATATATGCTGTATTTGAGCATAGCATTGAGCTGCATTGTTGTTTTCAGCGATGTTAATATTGGTAACAAAATGTTCGTTTTATTTATGCTTCTTTTTCTACTTGCCCTCATAGAAAGCTTTAAAAACAGGATAGCTTCACAAAGCATAATTTATGTGGCATTCTCTTTTATTTATATAGTCTTTCCCATTTTGTTTTTAGTGCTTTTGGGCGAATTTAGAAATGGGAAAAAGCTAATATGGCTTCCTTATCTTGTATGCTGGCTTTCAGATACTTTTGCGTATTTTGCTGGTCTCGCACTTGGCAAAAGGAGAATATGGAGTAATATAAGTCCTAAGAAAAGTTTAGAAGGCTTTTTTGGAGCAATGGTTGGAGGTGTGCTTGCTGTTTGGTTTTATCAGTTTGGATTTTCAGGCAAAAATTTTGATTTATCAACTATGGTTATAAGTACAGCAGAAGGTATGATGCTATCTGTAGTTGCACACACAGGTGATTTGTTTGCTTCAATGCTAAAAAGACAGCAGCAGAAAAAGGATTTTGGCTCTATTTTACCAGGACACGGCGGTGTGCTTGACAGGTTCGACAGCTTAATCATGGTCACACCAATAATCTATTTTCTTGCAAAATTTGGATTATTTTAA
- a CDS encoding isoprenyl transferase has translation MLEFLKREKIKIEKEKMPQHIAIIMDGNGRWAKKRGLPRSAGHRFGAQKLKEIVLFADEIGLKYLTVYAFSTENWKRPKEEVENLMNLLREFFDTEIENLIHKTQIRIRVIGDISKLDKDIQERIVSAEERTKDKRGLCVVIALNYGARQEIINAVKNLALDIKSGKIDIEDVDEDLFKKYLYTNEIPDPDLLIRPSGEMRVSNFLLWQISYTEFWFSNVLWPDFKKEHLLKAIEDYQKRERRFGGVK, from the coding sequence ATGTTAGAATTTTTGAAAAGGGAAAAAATAAAAATAGAAAAAGAAAAGATGCCACAGCACATTGCAATCATTATGGATGGAAATGGTAGATGGGCAAAAAAAAGAGGTCTTCCACGTTCGGCGGGGCACAGGTTTGGTGCGCAGAAACTAAAAGAGATAGTCCTTTTTGCTGATGAGATAGGGCTAAAATATCTTACAGTTTACGCTTTTTCGACAGAAAACTGGAAAAGGCCTAAAGAGGAAGTTGAAAATCTTATGAATCTTTTGAGAGAATTCTTTGATACAGAGATAGAAAACCTCATACACAAGACCCAGATAAGAATCAGGGTTATAGGGGATATTTCAAAGCTTGATAAAGATATTCAAGAGAGAATTGTAAGTGCTGAAGAAAGAACCAAAGACAAACGTGGACTTTGTGTTGTTATAGCTTTGAATTATGGTGCAAGACAGGAGATAATAAATGCGGTAAAAAATTTGGCTTTGGACATAAAGAGTGGTAAAATTGATATCGAAGATGTTGATGAGGACCTCTTTAAAAAATACCTTTACACAAATGAGATCCCTGACCCTGACCTTTTGATAAGACCTAGTGGAGAGATGAGGGTTTCAAACTTTCTTTTGTGGCAGATATCATATACAGAATTTTGGTTTTCAAATGTCCTGTGGCCAGACTTCAAAAAGGAGCACCTTTTAAAAGCTATCGAAGACTATCAAAAGAGAGAAAGAAGATTTGGCGGTGTTAAATAG